Part of the Iodobacter fluviatilis genome is shown below.
ATCAGGCTGGAGGGCAGAGTGCCCAGGTGATCTGATATTTTGCCAGCAGGCACACCGCTTAGCGCGGCAGCGATGGGGCCGATGGACATCACCATACCCACATGAGCAGCATCCAGCCCAAATGCGCGGGACAGATAAAATGGCCCCACCACCAGCGTGGCCATGATCACGGTGGCGACCAGTGCGCTCGTGGCAAGGCCGGTATTTAAGGCCGCATTGCGTAATAGATCCAGGCGGATCAGAGGGGCGGTGGTGTTTTTTTCTGTATAAATAAATAGGCCCATTCCGCAAGCAGCAGCCAATAATAAGGCCACATTTAGCAGGCCAAAATGGCCACGTCCCATCGTCATTGCCAGTGCATACGCCGCAAGTGTGAAGGCGAGTAAGAGCGTGCCAAGGTGATCGAAACGAGGGGGCTGGGCAGTAGGCCGGTCAAGCGGTAAATGGTGCTGCGCCAGCACAAACGCCAATATGCCAAGCGGAATATTAATTAGAAATATCGCCTGCCAGCCTAGCCCCGCAATCAACATGCCGCCCAGTGATGGCCCCAGCGCCGTGCCCACTGCCGACATACTCCCCAGCAGGCCCATAGCGCTGCCGGTTTTTTCTTTTGGAATCGTTTCGCCCACAAAAGCCATGGCTAAGCTCATCATCATGGCGGCCCCTAGGCCTTGAACGGCACGCGCAGCAATCAGCCCATTGAGCGTGGGTGCAATGGCGCTCAGGATGGAAGCAAGCGTAAACAGCAAAATCCCCGCCAGAAGCAGCCGCCTGCGCCCGGCCAAGTCCCCCAGCCTGCCTACGCTGACAATCAAAGTGGTCATCGCCAGTAAGTAAGCGATCACCACCCATTGCACCTGTTGAAAAGTCGCGTTAAACGCCTGCGCCAAAGCAGGCAAGCCCACATTAGCGATACTTGTGCCCAGCGATGGCAGCAAAATAGCCAGCGACAGGCTGGCGAGTATCCAGCGGGTTGAGGGTGCGTTTTGCATCACGGCTGGATTGGGTGGGTATGGTTTCAAAATGAGCACCTTAAGGGTTATGAAGATGTTTGCCATGCATCCCGCTACGCGTTTGCAAACATCGAACCATCGCAGGGCGGGTGAAATCCGCCGTTTTCATCGTATTTCGTGGCAAAGCCTGGTGGGTTTCACCCCAATCCTGTCAACTTAAGAAAAACCAACGGGAAAGGATGCTTTTGTAGCTTGGGTTAGCTGGTTTATTCGCCGATTTTAGGGCGGATAAACCAGCGTAACCCAACACTTCAGCGTAAACAGAATGTTGGGTTACGCGATAAAGCCCGCTAACCCAAGCTACGAATTCCCCTTAAGTCGATAGGATTGCGTTTAATCCGCCCCACAAAAGCCATTCCCTGCAAGATAGCCCTTAGCCTGATAAGGCGGAAGACGCGTGGTCTGCACCTTGTTAATGCGTTTAACGCCATAGCAAATTAGGTTAATATCCAGCGATGACGACACCAGATTTCAATTTGCTGATTACCCTTGATGCGGTGCTGGCCGAGGGCAGTGTGGCGAAAGCGGCCAAAAGACTTGGGCTTAGCCCATCGGCAATGAGCCGTGCCTTGGCACGCTTGCGGGAGACAATGGGCGACCCGCTACTCGTCAGAGCTGGGCGCGGCCTTGTGCCTACGCCGCGCGCACTGGCGCTGCGGGAGCAAGTTAGCCAGCTCGTTCAAGATGCAGAAGCCGTGCTCCGCCCTGCCGGTCAACTCAATCTTAAGCAGCTAGCCAGAACTTTTACCTTAAGAAGCAGCGACGGCTTTGTAGAGAACTTTGGCCCCGCGCTGATCGCCCGCATCAGCGCAGAGGCACCCGGCGTGCGGCTGCGTTTTGTGCAAAAGCTAAATAAAGACAGCGCCTCGCTGAGGGATGGCTCGGTTGATTTAGAAACCGGCGTGATTAGTGAAACCACTGGCCCTGAAGTGCGC
Proteins encoded:
- a CDS encoding MFS transporter; its protein translation is MLILKPYPPNPAVMQNAPSTRWILASLSLAILLPSLGTSIANVGLPALAQAFNATFQQVQWVVIAYLLAMTTLIVSVGRLGDLAGRRRLLLAGILLFTLASILSAIAPTLNGLIAARAVQGLGAAMMMSLAMAFVGETIPKEKTGSAMGLLGSMSAVGTALGPSLGGMLIAGLGWQAIFLINIPLGILAFVLAQHHLPLDRPTAQPPRFDHLGTLLLAFTLAAYALAMTMGRGHFGLLNVALLLAAACGMGLFIYTEKNTTAPLIRLDLLRNAALNTGLATSALVATVIMATLVVGPFYLSRAFGLDAAHVGMVMSIGPIAAALSGVPAGKISDHLGTLPSSLIGLSSMAGGCLALALLPASLGGYIAPMVLITSGYALFQTANNTAVMSGMGKDQRGLISGLLNLSRNLGLITGASLMGAVFALAAGTNTLSSASPEAVAHGLKITFTLAAGLILIALVIAIKAGQHIERKGQLTAH
- a CDS encoding LysR family transcriptional regulator, with amino-acid sequence MTTPDFNLLITLDAVLAEGSVAKAAKRLGLSPSAMSRALARLRETMGDPLLVRAGRGLVPTPRALALREQVSQLVQDAEAVLRPAGQLNLKQLARTFTLRSSDGFVENFGPALIARISAEAPGVRLRFVQKLNKDSASLRDGSVDLETGVISETTGPEVRTRALFRDHFIGVVRMGHALSQVDITPERFASGQHVLVSRRGLDRGLVDEALQPLGLTREITTIVSDFSAALALARSTDLIATVSKHHTQALSDGMYRFPLPFPAPEITISMLWHPRMEADPAHRWLRGVVFEVCGGDK